A stretch of Monomorium pharaonis isolate MP-MQ-018 chromosome 7, ASM1337386v2, whole genome shotgun sequence DNA encodes these proteins:
- the LOC105835553 gene encoding intersectin-1 isoform X9 produces the protein MGTPQTPGTDPWVIQPRERMRYQEQFDSLKPINGIVTGDQAKGFLLRSQLPPVILGQIWALSDTDADGKMNINEFSIACKLINLKLRGFEIPKVLPPVLIQSLKSFPTGDASVAGLSNGSTASSNVSSLVNLSGHQPMVSQTVASAIPTAGNTLIGNNFAPTTGGPPPKPAPPSFPNSPVTVGISPMKVTTSVVGPTVVSSSPSVPASGIGISSVAPIAPLNTTPVPIAAFNMAQPMPTQPLSMVSAGMVAPMADIPSMVPSIGSINTGTGVASSVALPLVSSSTANGALVNGAITQTPVSTNTPLSTTARPPSIDRVGSVDSQHSQHSVSSPQSMEWAVPHQTKLKYTQLFNTWDRTRSGFLSGPQARNIMVQSQLPQPILAQIWALADMDSDGRLGSEEFVLAMHLCDIAKAGEKIPTTLPPELIPPTFRRQRQSSLTQSVTENIDPLAGMPQTSFEDKRKENFEKGQAELERRRKALLEIQRKEQEERERKEREEAEKQEKIRLEQERRRQAEIEKQMQRQKEIEQEKEEQRKRAQEQKEAARKEMERQRQLEWERQKSQELQAQRQKEQDILLKLKAKNQTLTIELGTLNDKVKELSQKICDTRVGVSGVKTTIDGMRSTRDTQLQEMAALKNKLREQNQRLLALSQEKARIEARNKINAAQDAAGQEAIKMAFDNKQITLKQMKDKIADLQQQIDSKMSDIENNNAQLEDIKTQMKNLVVDCKQLYGTFDEKKKKVIELRSGSNVSAADFATSAWGDSSWGDTPVSDTAWPVNDTTASSVNEATVVGVRKYRALYEFVARNQDEISFQPGDIILVPPVQNAEPGWMAGEIRGHTGWFPESYVEPVDTGSADLDNERTFIQQDSVEKRTLEGIAEVPENVSDAGSLGGEAPIVEAIIPTLGLGTSCDIQVTTLFPYRPTMEQHLSFEKGETINVSEQQDDWWYGSASTGNKGWFPKSYVKEVSTSIKNIAADGLNEYYVALYRYESTETGDLSFNQGEVVLVTKKEGEWWTGCIGNKSGIFPSNYVEKCDAPNQGASLSTNIQSTVAATAETNNQPDTPVTAELQQVEKTVEQLEDERAAAEDRAELPDFAAMAAQQYYKRGRKPEIVQVIAPYQATSSEQLDLQRGQLIMIRKKTDSGWWEGELQARGKKRQVGWFPATYVKPLTSSSNRSTPVSHGYQDSPTDPNIERVMALYPYQAQNEDELSFEKGDVISVLAKEEASWWRGELNGVSGVFPSNYVSPMSNELMSDTMTYHDPMERKRQEHIKELIMTEQAYIEDMRLVHEVFEKPLLESLVLSVDEIERIFINWRDIIACNDNFLRTLRIRRDNSYNGIVRMIGDILCENIPRMSAYIRFCSCQISAATYLQYLTETLPEFVQVAQACQQDPRTKGMPLSSFLIKPMQRITKYPLIINKILEYTPVEHPDRQYLQEALAKSEEFCTQVNEGVREKENSDRLEWLQTHVICDGLEEQLVFNSLTNSLGPRKLLHFGILHKSKSGKELVGFLTNDFLLFVQPLKFSLNCQQFSFERNEHQKFKMYRKPIFLSELSLFGENDGNSSLSGSDAADNSSKTLRLKDQKKPIILLASSANECLLWLKRISEARRKFLENEKNCLQRQRSKQAQFGACGRILVTVLDGFNLKALSVCRRLPQGRLVLMVVEAEDLAISIKGKCNAFCKVSMGSQEERTGVVSGSDCPLWDASMQFQVKDLFEDTLCITVFDKGYYSPDEFLGRAEIRVADIMRDSKNSCGPIQKRIKLHEVESGDVVLKLDLRLFG, from the exons ATGGGCACTCCTCAGACTCCAG GAACAGACCCCTGGGTGATCCAGCCTAGAGAAAGAATGAGATATCAAGAACAATTTGACTCCTTGAAACCGATCAATGGAATTGTTACTGGTGACCAGGCAAAAGGATTCCTCCTTAGATCTCAACTTCCACCTGTTATTCTCGGACAGATATG GGCATTATCAGATACAGATGCAGATggaaaaatgaatataaatgaATTTAGTATCGCATGTAAGTTGATCAATTTAAAACTGCGTGGATTTGAAATTCCCAAAGTACTGCCACCTGTTCTTATACAGAGTCTGAAGTCTTTCCCAACAG GCGATGCTAGTGTGGCTGGATTATCAAATGGCTCCACTGCTTCAAGTAACGTTAGCTCTCTAGTAAATTTAAGCGGGCATCAACCGATGGTATCTCAAACTGTAGCAAGTGCTATACCTACAGCTGGAAATACTCTTATAG GGAATAATTTCGCGCCAACAACGGGTGGCCCACCACCAAAACCAGCACCACCTTCTTTTCCAAATAGTCCCGTTACAGTAGGAATTTCGCCAATGAAAGTTACGACTTCTGTCGTTGGTCCCACAGTTGTTTCTTCGTCCCCATCTGTACCTGCTTCTGGAatag gtaTCTCGTCAGTAGCACCAATTGCTCCTTTAAACACAACTCCTGTACCAATAGCTGCCTTTAATATGGCACAACCAATGCCGACACAACCGTTAAGCATGGTTAGTGCAGGTATGGTTGCCCCTATGGCTGATATTCCTAGTATGGTACCATCCATTGGATCAATAAATACTG gTACTGGAGTTGCTTCGTCAGTAGCGTTACCTTTAGTATCCTCGTCAACTGCAAATGGCGCATTGGTCAATGGTGCAATTACACAAACGCCAGTATCGACGAATACACCTTTGAGTACAACAGCACGTCCACCGAGTATAGATAGAGTAGGCTCTGTAGATTCACAGCACAGTCAACATTCAGTTAGTTCTCCACAGTCTATGGAATGGGCAGTTCCACATCAaaccaaattaaaatatactcaaTTGTTTAATACCTGGGACAGAACGAGATCTGGCTTTTTATCTGGTCCTCAAGCAAGAAATATTATGGTGCAGTCGCAACTACCACAACCCATACTTGCTCAAATATG GGCTCTTGCTGATATGGATTCGGATGGACGTTTAGGTTCTGAGGAATTTGTGCTTGCAATGCATCTTTGCGATATTGCTAAAGCTGGCGAAAAAATACCTACAACGCTTCCACCAGAACTTATTCCACCCACATTTAGACGACAACGTCAAAGCAGTTTAACGCAAAGTGTAACAGAAAATATCGATCCATTAGCAGGCATGCCACAG ACTTCATTCGAAGATAAACGTAAAGAGAACTTTGAAAAAGGTCAAGCGGAATTAGAACGTAGGCGTAAAGCGTTATTAGAAATTCAGCGGAAGGAACAGGAAGAACGGGAacgcaaagagagagaggaagccGAGAAACAGGAGAAAATAAG ATTAGAGCAAGAAAGGCGTAGACAAGCGGAAATCGAGAAACAAATGCAGAGACAAAAGGAAATTGAACAGGAAAAAGAGGAACAACGAAAACGTGCACAAGAACAGAAAGAGGCGGCACGCAA agaaaTGGAGAGACAACGTCAATTGGAGTGGGAACGACAGAAGTCACAAGAATTGCAAGCACAAAGACAAAAAGAACAAGACATTCTTCTCAAATTAAAAGCAAAGAATCAGACCTTAACTATCGAACTTGGAACACTC AACGATAAAGTGAAAGAATTGTCACAAAAAATTTGTGACACTCGAGTGGGGGTGTCAGGCGTTAAAACGACTATCGATGGAATGAGATCAACGAGAGACACACAATTACAAGAGATGGCGGCATTAAAGAATAAACTTCGGGAACAAAATCAAAGATTATTAGCATTGAGTCAAGAGAAAGCACGTATTGaggcaagaaataaaattaatgcggCTCAAGATGCAGCTGGGCAAGAAGCTATTAAAATGGCTTTTGACAATAAACAAATTACTCTTAAGCAGATGAAAGATAAAATAGCAGATTTACAACAGCAG ATTGATTCTAAAATGTccgatattgaaaataataatgctcAGCTTGAGGATATTAAGACACAAATGAAAAATCTTGTAGTGGATTGTAAACAACTTTATGGCACTTttgatgaaaagaaaaagaaagtaattgAACTTCGGTCAGGTAGTAATGTCTCAGCTGCCGATTTTGCCACATCCGCGTGGGGCGATAGCAGTTGGGGAGACACACCTGTCAGCGATACAGCTTGGCCTGTCAACGACACCACTGCAAGCTCAGTAAATGAAGCTACTGTTGTTGGCGTTCGCAAATACAGAGCCCTTTATGAATTTGTTGCGCGAAATCAAGACGAAATATCATTCCAGCCTGGGGATATTATATTg GTACCACCTGTGCAAAATGCTGAACCTGGATGGATGGCAGGAGAAATACGCGGTCATACCGGTTGGTTTCCCGAATCTTATGTAGAGCCAGTGGATACTGGTTCGGCTGACTTGGACAACGAACGTACTTTTATACAGCAAGACAGTGTAGAGAAGAGAACATTAGA AGGAATAGCGGAAGTTCCCGAGAACGTATCCGATGCGGGATCATTAGGTGGAGAAGCCCCGATAGTGGAAGCTATTATACCTACTTTAGGATTAGGTACATCTTGCGATATACAAGTCACTACTTTGTTTCCTTATCGACCTACTATGGAGCAACATCTTTCCTTTGAAAAGGGAGAAACTATCAATGTTTCCGAACAGCAG GACGATTGGTGGTATGGTTCAGCTAGTACTGGAAATAAGGGCTGGTTCCCTAAGTCATACGTGAAAGAAGTGAGCACgagcattaaaaatattgcagctGATGGTCTTAATGAATATTACGTCGCTCTTTACCGTTACGAATCGACCGAAACTGGCGATCTTAGTTTTAATCAAGGAGAAGTCGTATTAGTTACAAAGAAAGAAGGCGAATGGTGGACTGGTTGCATAGGGAACAAAAGTGGGATCTTTCCTTctaattatgtagaaaaatgTGATGCTCCCAATCAG GGTGCATCTTTGTCTACTAACATTCAGTCCACTGTTGCTGCAACTGCGGAAACAAACAACCAACCTGATACTCCGGTGACTGCAGAATTACAA CAGGTAGAGAAAACGGTGGAACAATTAGAAGATGAAAGAGCAGCTGCTGAAGATAGAGCGGAATTACCAGACTTTGCTGCTATGGCTGCTCAGCag TATTACAAG agAGGAAGAAAACCAGAAATTGTCCAAGTTATTGCGCCCTATCAAGCAACAAGTTCAGAACAGTTAGATTTGCAAAGAGGACAACTAATAATGATTCGTAAAAAGACTGACAGTGGTTGGTGGGAAGGAGAACTTCAg GCACGTGGTAAAAAAAGGCAAGTTGGTTGGTTTCCAGCAACTTATGTTAAACCCTTAACCAGTAGCAGTAATAGAAGTACACCTGTCTCTCATGGATATCAAGATTCTCCAACAGATCCAAATATTG aacgCGTTATGGCTTTGTATCCTTATCAAGCACAAAATGAAGATGAATTAAGTTTCGAAAAAGGTGACGTTATATCGGTACTTGCTAAGGAAGAGGCATCATGGTGGAGGGGTGAATTGAATGGTGTATCTGGTGTCTTTCCAAGCAACTACGTATCACCTATGT CGAATGAATTGATGAGCGATACAATGACGTATCACGATCCCATGGAGAGAAAACGCCAGGAACATATCAAAGAGCTAATCATGACTGAACAAGCTTACATAGAAGACATGAGATTAGTACATGAG GTATTTGAGAAACCGTTACTAGAAAGTTTAGTTTTGAGTGTCGACGAGATAGAGAGGATATTTATCAATTGGAGAGATATTATTGCatgtaatgataattttttgag GACTTTAAGGATACGGAGAGATAACAGTTATAATGGAATAGTTCGAATGATAGGCGATATATTGTGTGAAAAT ATACCTAGGATGTCGGCTTACATAAGATTTTGTAGCTGCCAAATATCTGCTGCGACGTATCTGCAATATTTAACGGAAACTTTACCGGAATTCGTACAGGTCGCTCAAGCATGTCAGCAAGATCCACGAACGAAAGGGATGCCACTAAGttcgtttttaattaagccGATGCAAAGGATAACAAAGTATCCACTCATCATTAACAAG aTTTTAGAATATACGCCAGTCGAGCATCCTGATAGGCAATATCTGCAGGAGGCATTGGCCAAATCTGAggaattttgtacacag GTTAATGAAGGCGTtagggaaaaagaaaacagcGACAGGCTGGAATGGCTACAAACTCATGTTATATGTGACGGGCTTGAAGAGCAGCTTGTTTTCAACTCTTTGACGAATTCCTTAGGACCACGAAAACTGTTGCATTTTGGTATACTTCATAag TCAAAAAGTGGTAAAGAGCTCGTCGGATTTCTCACGAATGACTTTCTACTGTTTGTTCAACCATTAAAATTCTCCTTGAACTGTCAACAATTCTCATTCGAACGTAATGAGCATCAAAAGTTCAAGATGTACAGGAAA CCGATATTCCTTAGCGAATTGTCTTTATTCGGAGAAAACGATGGAAATAGTAGCTTAAGTGGAAGTGACGCAGCAGACAATTCATCGAAAACTCTAAGACTGAAGGATCAAAAAAAGCCGATAATATTATTAGCATCGTCTGCAAATGAATGCTTATTATGGTTGAAACGTATTTCGGAAGCACGCAGGAAATTTTTGGAGAACGAGAAGAATTGCCTGCAAAGACAGCGATCAA AACAGGCACAATTTGGGGCGTGCGGCAGAATTCTCGTCACTGTTCTCGACGGCTTCAACTTGAAAGCTTTGTCCG TTTGCAGAAGACTTCCACAAGGTAGGCTGGTGCTAATGGTTGTGGAGGCTGAAGATCTTGCCATTAGCATAAAAG GAAAGTGTAATGCATTCTGCAAAGTGTCTATGGGCTCTCAAGAAGAAAGAACAGGTGTCGTATCTGGAAGTGATTGTCCTTTGTGGGATGCGTCAATGCAATTCCAAGTAAAAGATCTGTTCGAGGATACCCTTTGCATTACCGTATTCGATAAAGGATATTATAGTCCTGATG AGTTCCTTGGTCGCGCTGAAATCAGAGTGGCCGACATAATGAGAGATAGTAAAAATTCCTGCGGACCAATTCAAAAGAGGATAAAGTTGCATGAAGTTGAAAGCGGCGACGTCGTTCTCAAGCTTGACCTTCGACTATTTGGGTAA